In Haloarcula halophila, the genomic window GGCGGGCACATCGTGTTGAGCGTCGTCGGGACGCCACACATGTGTCCGGCGGCGCCGCTGGAGTTCACGTTCATGGTCGACGACTGGCTCCGAGAACGTGGTCGCCGGGACGAGTTCGACATCACTTACACCTATCCTATCATGCGGGTCCACGGGAACGAACACATCGCCGAGTGGGCCGACCCGCGACTCCGAGAGCGCGATATCGGCGTCGAGACGGTGTTCAACGCCGAGGCCGTCGATCCCAAGTCCGAGACCATCACGTCGATGGAAGGGACGAAGCTGGAGTACGACCTCCTCGTCGCCATCCCGCCACACACCGGCAGCGACTTCGTCGAGTCGGCCGGCCTCGGCGACGGTGGCTGGGTCGACGTCGACCAGCACACGCTCGAAGCGACCGGCTTCGAGGATGTCTACGCCATCGGTGACGCCGCCCAGACCGGGGTTCCGAAGGCCGGGAGCGCGGCCCACTATCAGGCCAACGTCGTCGCCCAGCGCCTCGCGAGCGAGGTCCGCGGCCAGCCGGCGGCGGCCGTCTACGGCGGCAAGACCATCTGTTTCATCGAGACTGGGATGGATGACGCGACCTTCGTCGAGTTCGACTACGAGCGACCGCCGGAACCCAGCGAACCGACCCAAGCCATGCACTGGTCGAAGCTCGCCTACAACGAGTCGTACTGGCTCACTGCCCGGGGGCTGCTCTGAGGTGCCGACCGATGAGTGAACAACAGCCCTCGCCCGACGAGCCGCCGGTGGAACTGAGCGCCGCCATCAAGGAGAACCCCGAGGCCTTTGCCACGTTCGTCCGGAACCTCGATACGGTCAACGAACTGGTTGAGGTAGCCGAACTCGGTACCGCCGCGATGGACGACGAAATGGTCGCCGAACTGGCCCGGACCGGCGAACGGCTTACCGAGTCCGCCGACGCCGTCGCGACCGACGAGACCGTCTCGCTCGCGACCGTCGTCGGCCAGAACGGGGAGACGCTTGGCGAGGCCATCGAAACGCTCGCTCGGCTCCAGCGCAGCGGTGCACTTGATGACGTGGTCGAACTGGCCGAACTGGCGTCGCTGGCCAAGTCGGCCCTCAACGACGAGACGGTGGTCTCGCTTGCCGGGACCGGCGGGTCGCTGGGCGAACTGGCAGACACCGCGGCGAAAGACGACACCCGAGGCGCGCTGCAGACCGTCCTCGGCGCGCTCGGCGACGCGGACGCCAACGGGCCCGTCGGCCTCGGAGACGTCTGGGCAGGGATTCGCGACGGGGAGTTCCTTGCGGGCGCCCGGTACGCGCTCTCGATAGCCAAATCGCTCGGCCACGCGGTCCAGAACCGCTGAGGGGCGACTCCTCTTGACTCCCGTCGAGATCGTGGTACCGGCGTACGACGAAGCGGGTCGAATCGGCCCGACAGTAGCATCGCTAACCGATCGCTTCGACGTGTTCGTCGTCGACGACGGCTCGACCGACGGGACGGTTCGCGAGGCACGGGATGCTGGGGCACGCGTCGTCGAACAGCCGACCAACCGTGGCTACGTCGAAGCGCTCAAGCGAGGGTCTCGCGAGAGTGAGGCCGAAGTGCTCGTCACGTTCGACGCTGACGGCGAGCACCGCCCGGCCCTCGGCACACCCTCTCAACCGCCTCGCACGACTCCGGGTCGACGTGACCGACTCGGGAACCGGACTGCGGGCGCTCCGTCGGGAACTTGCCATGCAGTTGGACCTCGACACGGTGTGTACCTGCGGGACGTTCGTGCTCGAAGCGGCCGACGAGGGTGCGGGCATCGGCGAAGTCCCGATTACCACGCGGGAAGTGCAGAAACCGCGCGGTACCGCGTGGGTACACGGTTTCCAGCTGTGGCACGTCCTCAGATACCTGCTGCGTGACTAGTGTAACGGCTCTTACCGAAAACAGTTCTCTCTGGTCTCTATCAGGTAGCAGCGTGCGAGATGGACAGCACGTATGTAGTGACCATATTTATTCATCAGCTAGCGGTTATATATTAGCATGGCCACTGAGTGGGACAGCTTTTCGACGGGACTCAAAGAACGGCTACTGTTAATTGTGGTACAATTGGTGGTTCTAATCGCTCTCGCTGGCGGTTTCGCGTATATTGCTGCGTACACTTGATTCGGCCAATGCCGACGAATACTGTCTCACATCGGAATCGAACCCGCCCGTTCACCGGGTGTCGACCGAACAGGTGTCGACACCCAGGAGACCGTACAGGCCACAGAACCCGGTGAAGCCGGTGGCCAGCAGTATCACCGAGCCGACCCCGAGCACGGGCGCGAGTATCGCCGGCAGCGGAACGGCACTGGCGAGGATACCTAGCGAGAAGAGTCCCGCGAGGGCACCGAGCAGGATTCTGGCAGTCTTGTCCGTCGAACCGACGTTTCGTTCCATACTGTACAGTTGATCGCCCGGGCACAATAGCGCTTCGATTGTACAATACAAACAATAAAGGTCGCCGTCTGACTCGGGATGGTAGGGCCGCCACCCACACTCGGCCATGTCCGTCGCGCGCGTTCGGGTGACACTATGACCACGAGCAGTGCCGTCAGCCGTGGTGGCACGACGACAGTATCAGGCGTAGCTCTCGATGAGCGAGCGGAGTCGTGGTTCCTGTTGCATCCCCACCAGGTGCTCGACCGGCTCCCTGTCGGCGAACAGCAACAGTGTCGGCATGCTACGGATGCCGTACTGGACGGCCGGCTGTTGGTTCGCGTCGATGTCGACTTTCGCCACCGTCGCGTCGGTGCCGGCCGCGACGCGCTCGACGACGGGTTCGAGTTGCTTGCACGGGTCACACCAGTCGGCGTAGAAGTCCACGAGGACGACCCCGTCGCCGACGGTCTCCTGCAGTTCCTCCGCGCCGCCGACGTGGACCAGTTCGCTCGGCGACGCGTCGGCGGATGCGTCCTCGTCCGTCCGCCGTTCCCCGTTCCGAATTTCCTCTAGTTTCTGCTTTCGAATCTCCTCCAGTTCGTCGGTCATCACCAGTACGAACGCACTCGTCTGGTCTATCTGTTTTGCACGAATTGTACAACAATGGCTGCCACGACGACCCAGTAGGTGTCGAAACTGTTTCGACGGTGACTCCCAAAATAACGGGGAGAAGTATGCTTCAACTGACCGGTACCTGGCTTGGGCAGGGCCAGGCGACGGCCCTGCTCGTGGTCATCGGGCTCGCAACGCTGGGGACCGCGGCGCTCTTTCTGGTCGCCACCGCCGGTGCGCTCCGCCGGAAGAGCCAGCCGTACCTGCTGTTGACGGTTGCCATCGGTCTACTCGTCGTCCGGTCGTTCGTCGGCATCGGCACCGTCTTCGGCGCTGTCCCGATGCCGATCCACCATCTCGCTGGCCACGGCGTCGACCTCTCGATTGCCCTGCTGGTGCTGGCGGCTATCTTCCTCGTCGATACCCCGGGCTCCCCGGAGTGACTGGTTTTCGACGACCCCACCAAGAGCCATTTGTCCGTCCTTGCGGTAGGTTCGCGTATGTCAGAACGTACACCTGGCCCAACACGGCGACAGGTGCTTGCCGGCACGGCGACGCTACTGGCGCTTGCAGGGTGTCAGAGCGGCGGTAATACGGCTGAGCCGGTCACCATCGCAGCGGACGACAACTGCGACCAGTGCGGGATGGTCATATCGGAGCATCCCGGGCCGGTCGGCCAGACCTACTACCGGGACAACACACCGACCGCTCAGGACGCACCGGCCCGCTTCTGTAGCACGACCTGTACCTACCGTCACCGGTTCGCCAAAGAACAGCAGGGATGGACACCGACGACAACTTATCTCACCGACTACAGTGCCGTCGACTACGACCTCCGGACCGAGGGCATGGCCACCGTGCTTTCACATCACCTCGGCGCGTCTGCGTTCGCCCCGTTGTCGGCCCTGACCGTCGTCGCCAACTCGGACGTGGAGGGCGCGATGGGCACCGCTATCGTCCCCTTCGGCGATAGCGGCGACGCCGAGTCGTTCGTCAAGGAGTACGGCGGCCAGACGCTCCCCGCCGAGGACATCCAGCGCGAACTGGTCAGCAGCGGTTGACCGGGTATTCCTGCCAACTGAGAACGGGCAACGGGCTGTTTTTACCTGAATTGAGGCGCTAAGGCCCCTTCCTCAAGGAGCGACCGAAGGGAGCGAGTAGAGAGGGGATACAGCGCCGCACAGTTCTCATAAACAATTCGGTGGCAGGCCCACAGGCCCACCGCCACGTTTATGTTGAAACGAAGTATAAACATGGTTGATGGACAGTCACGAGATAGAAGGCCACGAGGTCATCACCGGGACGGTAAAAGCGACTGGTAACGGCGCTCACGTCCTCGTTCCGAAGGACTGGCGTGGCGCGGATGTGAAAATCGTCCGGACAAGCGAAGCCACTGACGAATAGCCCAACAGATGAACTACAACTACAGGTATCGGCTTCGTCCGTCCGACGCTCTCGAAGACCAGTTAGCGTGGACTGTCGATACCTGTAGACAGGTCTACAACCACTTCCTCTACCGACTCAATCGACACGACGATACCTTGGCATACTCCGAGCAAAAACGGCTTCCCGACCTCAAGAAGTGGTGGACCGACCTGAAGGACGTTCACTCGAAGGTTCTCCAGAAAGTCGTTCAACGGCTGTACGACAACCTCACCACGCTCCGTGGCCGCAAGGAGAACGGCCACCACGTCGGGACGCTCAACTGGAAGGTACCCGGCGAGTACCGCAGTTTCACCTACAGTCAATCCGGCTTCAAGCTCAAAAACACGAGCGGTCGAACGCGACTGTGGCTCTCGAAACTCGGTGAAATCCCGCTCACCTTCCACCGTGACCTGCCCGACAACGTTGATATTAAGACCGTCACAATCAAGCAGGAACCGACCGGGAAGTGGTACGCCGTCCTCGGCATCGAAACGCCTGACTCTCCACCGGCGAAGCCCGAGAATCCCGAGAAGTGCGTCGGCATCGACGTGGGAATTCTCAAGTACGCTCACGACACCGACGGAACTGCCGTCGAATCGCCAGACATCGCAACCGAACGCGAGCGGCTGGAACACGCACAGGGGGAACTATCGCGGAAGGAACACGGGTCAGAAAATTGGGAGAAACAGCGGAAGATTGTAGCCGAACGCCACGCCGACCTCAAGCGAAAGCGTCGTGATTTCCTCCACAAACTGTCGAACTACTACGCCACCGAGTACGACTTGGTGGCCGTAGAGGACTTGGACGCGAAAGGCTTGGTCGAACTGCCGGGCAACTCGCGCAACCGGGCAGGCGCGGCGTGGGGAACGTTCCTGCGGATGCTCAAATACAAGTGCGAACGCGAAGGCACGCATTTCGTCGCCGTGAACCCGAGCGGGACGACCAAGGAGTGCGCGTCGTGCGGCGTTTCGACGGACAAGCCGTTGTGGGTCCGTGAACACTCCTGTCCAGCCTGCGGATTCGAGGCAGACAGGGACGCGAACGCGGCATGGAACATCCTTTCTCGCGGCCTCGAAGATGTAGGAGTGGGATACTCCGAATCAACGCCTGTGGAGACTGCGCTCCCTGTGGATACCAATTCGGTGTCTGCAAAGCGCGTCGTTGAAGCAGGAAGCCCTACCCTCAAGGAACGAGCCGCGTCAGCGGCGAGTGAGTAGGGTAGGGTAGTTCACTGTGGGATATCAGGTCGAACTACCCAATGGCGACGGTCAGACAGCGCGTGCACGACTACGTTCGGGCCAACCCGTGGTCCACTTCAGCGCGCTCAAAGAGGAGCTGAATATCGCGACGGGGGCAGGCCCAGTACCACCTCCGGAAGCTCAACCCGGCCGGTGACATCGTCGCGGAAGAGATCCGGGGCCAGACACACTACTTCGACCGGTCCTACGACCCGTGGGAGCGCCGCGTCCTCCCGTTCGTTCGGCGCGAAACGGCCCGCGCACTGCTCGGGCACCTGCTGGAGGACGGCCCGCTGGGCGCGGCCGAGCTGAGCTGAACCGCAGTACGGTCGCGTGGCACGTCTTGTCGCTCGCCGACGCGAGCATCGTCGAGAAGTCGTACGGCGCTCGTGGACGTGTCGGCGTTAAACTGGTCCGGCCAGCGGAGACACGTCGCCTGCTGGGCGACGTGACCGCCTCGCTTGCAGACCGCCTCGTCGACCGCTTCAGGCTGCTCGTCGACAAAGTGTTGGCCGACGGCAATTAACTCATCGCAGTTGCGCGACGGCCGCCGCGCCCACCAGTGTCGATACCCACCAGCCACCCAGTGCGACGGTGGCGAGCCACCCTGGGACGAACGACGACCGGATCGGGACGGCCACGTACAGCACCTGGTCGAACACGAGCCCGCGGTACGCCCCGGCCGGTGTCACCGAGAGTGCGCCGCCGAGTGACTCGCTGGTCAGGATACCACCGTCCAGCGCCGCGAAGACGGCCACGTCCCCGCCGACGGTGAGCACCAGCAGGCCGGCCAGCGAGAGCACGAGCGCGCGGCTCCGCGAACCGGCAAGCACCGACAGGAGGACCGCCAGCGACAGCGAGACGAGACCGTAGACCAGCGTGATTGCGAGAAACCGGAGGTACAACAGGGGCGAGTCGACCCCTCGGTGGCTCGCGAACACCGTCGTCTCGGGACCGGCCGTCGTGGCCACGTGGACGCCAAGTGCCGCCAGCGGGACGCCGACGACGGCCACGAGTATCACCGCCCGTCCCGCGTACGTGCCGCCGACGTACCCCCATATCGGGAGCGGGTACGTCTCCAGTACATCGAGTTCGCCCCGCGAGATCGGGTCCGAGAGCGCCCGGTAGCCAATGGCGAAGGCGACGGCGGGCACGAGCAGCTCCACGACGACGAGCACGTCGACCACCGTCGGCACGTATCCGCCCGTGGGTCCGCCGCCGGCGATAGCGACGCCGAAGACGGCGACGACCGTCACGAGCCCCAGCGCCAAGTAGCTCCGCGAGCGGGCCGCCGCCCTGACCTCACGAGCGAACACATGCCAGACGCGGTCGGCCGTCGTCATCGGTCGCCCCCCGCGGTGACGACGCCCGTCTCGCCGGCGAGCAGCGACGTGAACGTCTCGTGTAACGGGCCGCCGGTCCGCTCCCGCAGTTCGGCCGGGCTGCCGGTGGTGTGGAGCCGCCCGGCTTCGAGGACGGCCAGTCGGTCGGCAGTCCGCTCGACCAACGGGAGTTCGTGTGAGCTCAACACCACGGCCCGGCCCTCCGCGGCAATGGACTCGACGACCTCGAATATCCGATCGCTCATCGCCGGGTCGAGCCCGCTGGCCGGTTCGTCGAGCACCATCACGGGCGGGTCGCCGGCCAGCGCCTGCGCGATACCCAGCAGCCGCGTCATCCCGCCCGAGAGCCCGGTGACCGGGCGGTCGGCCACGGCTCCCAGCCCGACCGACTCCAGCAGCCGGTCCGGGTCGTCGTCGACGAGCCCGGCGTAGAAGTCAGCCGTCTCGGCGACCGTAAAGCCCGGGCGAAACGTCGGCCGCTGTGGCAGGTAACCAAATCGTCTGACGGCTTCGGGGCCGTGGTAAGAGACAGAGCCCAGCGTGGGCCGTTCGACACCTAACAGGAGTTCAAGCAGGGTCGTCTTCCCCGAGCCGTTCGGGCCGATGAGCCCCGTCACGGCGTTGCCAGGAATGTCGAGGGTGACCTCGTCCACGGCCGTCACGTCACCGTAGGACTTGGTCAGGTCGTCGGTCGACAGATACGGCTCGGTCGTCACGGCGGTACCTCCGTCGTGGTTCCGTTTCGTACCATGGTGAGTGTGTCGGGGTTGGCAGGTTCGGCCAGCGGTGCGGTGTCGACGATGCTCCCGCGGCGGAACCCAGGCGTCGTCCCGCGCAGCGCCCGCAACGCGCGGACACTCGGGGCCGAGCGAAGCACCACCGCGGCGTTGGTGTGGTGGAGCTGCCCGTCGACGGTGTCGGTCGGTGAGTACGGCTGGGTCAGTGTCGACCCATCGTCCGCCGAGAGGTCGTAAGCACCGCTCCAGTAGTTCCCCCGGCCGTCGTCAGTGTACCGCCGCAACGGCCCGGGGCCGGAGACGGCGTGCTGGTCGTTCGCCACGAAGTCGTTCTCGGTGACGGTGTTCGACGGTAGGACCGTGGCGGCGGTGATACCGATGTCGTTCCCGTAGACGACGTTGTGTTCGTACAGCGACCGCCCGGCGTTGGCCGACAGCGCCCGCGTGGTGTTGGCCATGACGTTGTGGCCGATGTAGCTCCGACTGCCGGCCATCATGATACCGCTCCCGGCGTTCCGTACGTCGTTGCCGACGACGGCGTTGCTCTCGGGGTTCGTCATGACGACGACGCCGGCGTACTCCGGTCCCCGGGCGACGTTGTCGGCGACCAGCGTTGAGGAAGTGTACATCAGGTGGACCCCGAAGCGGTCGTTGAGGAAGGTGTTCTCGCGGACGACGGTCCCGTCGGCCCGGTGGAGATAGATGCCGTCGCGTCCGCCGCGGAACGTACTGTGCTGGACGACGACGTCGGCGTGCATCCCGACGACGCCCATGAAGCCATCCTGCCAGTCTGCAGTTCCGTTGACGGTAACGTTCTCGACGACGGCGTCCGATGTCCGTCTGAGTACGAACCCGCTCGATCGTGTCTCGACAGTGACGTTCGCCACGTACAACTGAGAGGCGTTGTGAGCGGTGACAGCCGCGTCGCTGTTGCCGTAGGCCGCTGTCACGGTCGCGTCCCACGCCGAGCCGTTCATAGCCGAGCGGTTGCCGGTGGTCTGGTTCCCGACACCAGTGATGGCCATGTCGGTGATGGCCACGCGGTCGGCCATCACCGCAACGACGGTACCGTTGCCGCCGCCGTCGAGCGTGGCGTTCCGCCCGCGGAGCGTCAGTGGCTCGTCGATGCTCACCTGCTCGCGGTAGGTGCCGTTGGGAACGACGACGGTGGTGTTGGGTGGGGCCTCGTCGACGGCTGCCTGCACCGTCGGGGCGTCTTCACCGACCACGACCGAGACCGGCCGAGCGTCAAGTGCTCGTGCGGCCCGGACAGTCGCGTTGGCCGTCACCTGCCGATCGTCGACCTGCTGTCGGATGGTGGCGGCCCCGTCTTCCTCGAACGAGTGGGACCGGACCGTCGCCCAGTCGACGACCCCGCCGCCACAGCTGTCGGCGAACACGTCGGCGGCGTCGCGGTTTCCGAACGGCACCACAGCGAGACCCGAGGGAGTCCGTGCGCTCCCGTTGACGACGTAGTGGGCCTCGCTCGCGCCCACCCACCTCGGCGACGAGTCAGTCCGAAGCGTCCCGTTCTCGCCACAGCGAGCCCCCGTGTCGCTGTAGTCGGTGACGTACACCGTGAGCGGGTAGCCGAACTGCTGTTCGTGGCCCGGCTCTGTCAGCGCCGCCACCGTCCGGTCGAGGCCGACGTAGCCGACGACGTAGCGGTACTGCGAGTAGAACACCTGCGCTCGGGGAATAGTGATATCACGGTTGAGCGCGCGCTGCTCGTCGGCCATTGTGATACCGCGCTGGACGGTCCGGTCGAACGGGACGGGGCCGGGACGCTCGCTGCTGAGGTCGACCACGAACGCAGCTCCGAACACGACGACGGCGAGGAGGACGGTGAGTGCGGTCACCGTCTGCCAGAGCGACAGTCTCGAGCCCATCTCGCCTCTGACTACGGGACCCCGGGCAAAACACCGTCTGGTTCGGTCGTCGAAACGTCGTGTGTCAACGTCCGTCTAGTATGTTCGACGAACCGTTACGAGAGTCCCACCAGA contains:
- a CDS encoding NAD(P)/FAD-dependent oxidoreductase, which encodes MTEHIAIVGGGTGGTVLANTLAEKLGAEIAADKVEITLFNDGEDHVYKPVWLYVAFGQREPADGRRPLREVVDERVTIRHDYVVDIDYDRKELELVDAIDPAPYDKLVVATGAQLDPERVPGLADGSHHFYGEDGAQALRDELLTMDGGHIVLSVVGTPHMCPAAPLEFTFMVDDWLRERGRRDEFDITYTYPIMRVHGNEHIAEWADPRLRERDIGVETVFNAEAVDPKSETITSMEGTKLEYDLLVAIPPHTGSDFVESAGLGDGGWVDVDQHTLEATGFEDVYAIGDAAQTGVPKAGSAAHYQANVVAQRLASEVRGQPAAAVYGGKTICFIETGMDDATFVEFDYERPPEPSEPTQAMHWSKLAYNESYWLTARGLL
- a CDS encoding DUF1641 domain-containing protein, with protein sequence MSEQQPSPDEPPVELSAAIKENPEAFATFVRNLDTVNELVEVAELGTAAMDDEMVAELARTGERLTESADAVATDETVSLATVVGQNGETLGEAIETLARLQRSGALDDVVELAELASLAKSALNDETVVSLAGTGGSLGELADTAAKDDTRGALQTVLGALGDADANGPVGLGDVWAGIRDGEFLAGARYALSIAKSLGHAVQNR
- a CDS encoding YgaP family membrane protein, coding for MERNVGSTDKTARILLGALAGLFSLGILASAVPLPAILAPVLGVGSVILLATGFTGFCGLYGLLGVDTCSVDTR
- a CDS encoding thioredoxin family protein encodes the protein MTDELEEIRKQKLEEIRNGERRTDEDASADASPSELVHVGGAEELQETVGDGVVLVDFYADWCDPCKQLEPVVERVAAGTDATVAKVDIDANQQPAVQYGIRSMPTLLLFADREPVEHLVGMQQEPRLRSLIESYA
- a CDS encoding DUF7471 family protein, with translation MLQLTGTWLGQGQATALLVVIGLATLGTAALFLVATAGALRRKSQPYLLLTVAIGLLVVRSFVGIGTVFGAVPMPIHHLAGHGVDLSIALLVLAAIFLVDTPGSPE
- a CDS encoding nitrous oxide reductase accessory protein NosL; this encodes MSERTPGPTRRQVLAGTATLLALAGCQSGGNTAEPVTIAADDNCDQCGMVISEHPGPVGQTYYRDNTPTAQDAPARFCSTTCTYRHRFAKEQQGWTPTTTYLTDYSAVDYDLRTEGMATVLSHHLGASAFAPLSALTVVANSDVEGAMGTAIVPFGDSGDAESFVKEYGGQTLPAEDIQRELVSSG
- a CDS encoding DUF2080 family transposase-associated protein, with protein sequence MDSHEIEGHEVITGTVKATGNGAHVLVPKDWRGADVKIVRTSEATDE
- a CDS encoding RNA-guided endonuclease InsQ/TnpB family protein; this encodes MNYNYRYRLRPSDALEDQLAWTVDTCRQVYNHFLYRLNRHDDTLAYSEQKRLPDLKKWWTDLKDVHSKVLQKVVQRLYDNLTTLRGRKENGHHVGTLNWKVPGEYRSFTYSQSGFKLKNTSGRTRLWLSKLGEIPLTFHRDLPDNVDIKTVTIKQEPTGKWYAVLGIETPDSPPAKPENPEKCVGIDVGILKYAHDTDGTAVESPDIATERERLEHAQGELSRKEHGSENWEKQRKIVAERHADLKRKRRDFLHKLSNYYATEYDLVAVEDLDAKGLVELPGNSRNRAGAAWGTFLRMLKYKCEREGTHFVAVNPSGTTKECASCGVSTDKPLWVREHSCPACGFEADRDANAAWNILSRGLEDVGVGYSESTPVETALPVDTNSVSAKRVVEAGSPTLKERAASAASE
- a CDS encoding ABC transporter permease; its protein translation is MTTADRVWHVFAREVRAAARSRSYLALGLVTVVAVFGVAIAGGGPTGGYVPTVVDVLVVVELLVPAVAFAIGYRALSDPISRGELDVLETYPLPIWGYVGGTYAGRAVILVAVVGVPLAALGVHVATTAGPETTVFASHRGVDSPLLYLRFLAITLVYGLVSLSLAVLLSVLAGSRSRALVLSLAGLLVLTVGGDVAVFAALDGGILTSESLGGALSVTPAGAYRGLVFDQVLYVAVPIRSSFVPGWLATVALGGWWVSTLVGAAAVAQLR
- a CDS encoding ABC transporter ATP-binding protein, yielding MTTEPYLSTDDLTKSYGDVTAVDEVTLDIPGNAVTGLIGPNGSGKTTLLELLLGVERPTLGSVSYHGPEAVRRFGYLPQRPTFRPGFTVAETADFYAGLVDDDPDRLLESVGLGAVADRPVTGLSGGMTRLLGIAQALAGDPPVMVLDEPASGLDPAMSDRIFEVVESIAAEGRAVVLSSHELPLVERTADRLAVLEAGRLHTTGSPAELRERTGGPLHETFTSLLAGETGVVTAGGDR
- a CDS encoding NosD domain-containing protein, with translation MGSRLSLWQTVTALTVLLAVVVFGAAFVVDLSSERPGPVPFDRTVQRGITMADEQRALNRDITIPRAQVFYSQYRYVVGYVGLDRTVAALTEPGHEQQFGYPLTVYVTDYSDTGARCGENGTLRTDSSPRWVGASEAHYVVNGSARTPSGLAVVPFGNRDAADVFADSCGGGVVDWATVRSHSFEEDGAATIRQQVDDRQVTANATVRAARALDARPVSVVVGEDAPTVQAAVDEAPPNTTVVVPNGTYREQVSIDEPLTLRGRNATLDGGGNGTVVAVMADRVAITDMAITGVGNQTTGNRSAMNGSAWDATVTAAYGNSDAAVTAHNASQLYVANVTVETRSSGFVLRRTSDAVVENVTVNGTADWQDGFMGVVGMHADVVVQHSTFRGGRDGIYLHRADGTVVRENTFLNDRFGVHLMYTSSTLVADNVARGPEYAGVVVMTNPESNAVVGNDVRNAGSGIMMAGSRSYIGHNVMANTTRALSANAGRSLYEHNVVYGNDIGITAATVLPSNTVTENDFVANDQHAVSGPGPLRRYTDDGRGNYWSGAYDLSADDGSTLTQPYSPTDTVDGQLHHTNAAVVLRSAPSVRALRALRGTTPGFRRGSIVDTAPLAEPANPDTLTMVRNGTTTEVPP